A window of Agrobacterium tumefaciens contains these coding sequences:
- a CDS encoding GntR family transcriptional regulator — translation MSLSHISFNPDSSHEDRAQAIRDTLRDAIVDRRLSPGTKLSEAEVGTLFDVSRTVVRAALQMLAYEGLVKTERNRGAFVSNPTPDEARQVFASRRLIEPGVVDAAIEKITPAAVKRLREHLVEESRHQHERGPSARRAEIKASGDFHLMLASLAGNAILEKFMDELVARSSLVIALYGRSGVSSCGHNDHADLLDALEAKDAAKARALMLRHLDHIEADLDLRMKEGLALRDALAL, via the coding sequence ATGAGCCTTTCCCACATATCATTCAATCCGGACAGTTCGCATGAGGATCGCGCGCAGGCCATCCGCGACACGCTTCGGGACGCCATTGTCGACCGGCGCCTGTCTCCCGGAACGAAGTTGTCGGAAGCCGAGGTTGGAACGCTCTTCGATGTCAGCCGCACGGTCGTGCGCGCAGCGCTTCAGATGCTGGCTTACGAAGGGCTGGTGAAGACGGAGCGTAATCGCGGCGCCTTCGTTTCCAATCCCACCCCAGATGAGGCGCGGCAGGTTTTTGCCTCGCGCCGGCTGATCGAGCCCGGCGTCGTGGACGCGGCAATCGAAAAGATCACACCTGCGGCGGTGAAGCGTCTGAGGGAGCACCTTGTCGAGGAAAGCCGCCATCAGCATGAGCGCGGGCCAAGCGCAAGGCGTGCGGAAATCAAGGCATCCGGTGATTTTCATCTGATGCTCGCCTCGCTTGCCGGCAACGCCATCCTCGAAAAATTCATGGATGAGTTGGTCGCCCGTTCGTCGCTGGTCATCGCGCTTTACGGTCGGTCTGGTGTTTCGAGCTGCGGCCATAATGACCACGCCGACCTACTGGATGCGCTGGAGGCGAAGGATGCGGCAAAAGCCCGTGCGCTGATGCTGCGGCACCTCGACCACATCGAAGCCGATCTCGACCTTCGCATGAAGGAAGGGCTGGCGCTCAGGGACGCATTGGCTCTTTGA
- a CDS encoding sigma-54-dependent transcriptional regulator, giving the protein MTTTGTIFLVDDDSQLRKAMVQTLELDGLSVTSFPRAEQALAALNDDFDGVIISDVRMPGMTGLEFFDHVRKIDADLPVILITGHGEVPMAVDALHNGAYDFIAKPFPAERMVESARRALEKRRLVLENRALRRAAGQAEDDLPLIGQTPAMERLRTTLRHIADTDVDVLVAGETGSGKEVVATALHRWSKKRAKGNFVALNCGALPETVIESELFGHEAGAFTGAQKKRVGRIEHSSGGTLFLDEIESMPLAVQVKMLRVLEMREVSPLGSNDERPVDIRVVAAAKVDLGDPAERGTFREDLYYRLNVVTLSIPPLRERKPDIPLLFSHFVAKAANRFNMPVPQIGAAISRHLNDHDWPGNVRELGHFAERVVLGLETGPVGAPASQAALPSSGTLPERMDEIEARIIRETLEQANGDVAETIATLGIARKTFYDKLQRHGINRGDYVKSGAV; this is encoded by the coding sequence ATGACGACGACTGGAACCATATTCCTGGTTGATGATGACTCCCAGCTGAGAAAAGCCATGGTCCAGACGCTGGAGCTGGACGGACTGTCCGTCACGTCTTTTCCCCGCGCCGAGCAGGCGCTCGCGGCGTTGAACGACGATTTCGATGGCGTCATCATATCGGACGTGCGGATGCCGGGCATGACGGGGCTCGAGTTCTTCGATCATGTCCGCAAGATTGATGCGGATCTGCCCGTCATCCTCATCACCGGCCATGGGGAAGTGCCAATGGCCGTCGATGCACTTCATAACGGCGCTTACGACTTCATTGCAAAGCCCTTTCCCGCCGAACGTATGGTTGAAAGCGCACGCAGGGCTCTGGAAAAGCGCCGTCTCGTGCTGGAGAACCGCGCGCTTCGCCGGGCGGCGGGGCAGGCTGAGGACGACCTTCCTCTGATTGGCCAGACGCCAGCCATGGAACGCCTGCGCACGACGCTGCGCCACATTGCCGATACGGATGTGGATGTGCTGGTGGCAGGCGAAACGGGCAGCGGCAAGGAAGTGGTCGCGACGGCGCTTCACCGGTGGAGCAAGAAGCGCGCTAAGGGAAATTTCGTGGCGCTGAATTGTGGCGCATTGCCGGAAACGGTGATCGAAAGCGAGCTTTTTGGCCACGAGGCGGGCGCTTTTACCGGCGCTCAGAAAAAGCGGGTCGGGCGTATCGAACATTCGAGCGGCGGAACGCTCTTTCTGGACGAGATTGAAAGCATGCCGCTCGCCGTGCAGGTGAAGATGCTGCGCGTGCTTGAAATGCGGGAAGTTTCGCCGCTGGGGTCGAATGACGAACGGCCGGTTGATATTCGTGTCGTGGCAGCCGCGAAGGTCGATCTTGGCGATCCCGCCGAGCGGGGCACCTTCCGTGAAGACCTCTATTACCGTTTGAACGTCGTCACGCTTTCGATCCCGCCATTGCGCGAACGAAAGCCGGATATCCCTTTGCTGTTCTCGCATTTTGTTGCCAAAGCTGCGAACCGCTTCAACATGCCGGTGCCGCAGATCGGCGCTGCTATCTCGCGTCACCTGAATGACCATGATTGGCCGGGCAATGTGCGCGAACTCGGGCACTTTGCCGAAAGGGTGGTGCTGGGGCTGGAGACGGGCCCAGTCGGAGCTCCTGCATCACAAGCTGCTCTGCCTTCCTCCGGCACCCTGCCGGAGCGCATGGACGAGATCGAAGCGCGGATCATTCGTGAAACGCTGGAACAGGCCAATGGCGACGTGGCGGAAACCATCGCGACGCTCGGCATCGCCCGAAAGACCTTCTACGACAAGCTGCAACGTCACGGCATCAACCGCGGCGATTATGTGAAGAGCGGTGCAGTGTAG
- a CDS encoding sensor histidine kinase encodes MTENRTLNSRARRQAQWLALAGLWLLVGLGVLLVADDIARNQALRKAGSEAATDAELKIALLNVALERPRAIPLVLSGDPDIAAALDGGGPPALDRLNKKLEGLIEGTQASVIYVTGPTGLTIASSNWREADSFVGSNYAFREYFRQAMKDGMSEHYALGNVSRRPGLYISRRIDAADGRALGVVIAKVEFNRLETDWNIGGKPVYVVDRNGVVLMTSVPEWRFRTVSPIDEARRKIISESLQFGNETLSTLPFRAARRSGEAIPLIHVDAPVKERGDYLRLEVPVPTTSWTLHYLQPVAPALNASIREGRVVALATLMPLVAISALWLWRRHKALREKEEEQRARLELEMKVQERTRDLTKTRDHLQAEIALHQKTTGELRNVQHELVQANRLSILGQVAAGVAHEINQPVATIRAFADNARTLLKRDRLAEVTENLEDIAALTERIGTITTDLKILARKGRTAAEPVSVRSVIEGAVVLLRSRFSGQMDALDIVLPDQDLMVLGSRIRLEQILINLLQNALEAAETIEKSRVEVRVREEGERIVISVSDNGTGIPDAIRAQLFSPFNTSKEGGLGLGLVISNDIASDYGGRIEVASGEAGTCFSVFLKRA; translated from the coding sequence ATGACCGAGAACCGCACCCTGAATTCCCGCGCCAGGCGGCAGGCACAGTGGCTGGCGCTGGCCGGCCTCTGGTTGCTCGTCGGTCTTGGTGTGCTGCTTGTCGCCGATGATATCGCCCGCAATCAGGCCCTTCGCAAGGCGGGTTCCGAAGCGGCGACCGATGCGGAGCTGAAGATCGCGCTTTTGAATGTTGCACTGGAGCGGCCGCGCGCCATTCCGCTGGTCTTATCGGGTGATCCTGATATTGCTGCGGCACTTGATGGCGGTGGTCCGCCCGCACTCGATCGGCTGAATAAAAAGCTGGAGGGGCTGATCGAAGGCACGCAAGCATCGGTCATCTATGTCACCGGACCGACGGGCTTGACCATAGCCTCGAGCAACTGGCGGGAGGCGGATAGTTTCGTCGGCTCAAACTATGCCTTCCGCGAGTACTTCCGGCAGGCAATGAAGGATGGCATGTCCGAACATTACGCGCTCGGAAATGTCAGCCGCCGGCCCGGGCTCTATATTTCCCGCCGCATCGATGCTGCGGATGGTCGCGCGCTTGGTGTCGTCATCGCCAAGGTCGAGTTCAATCGGCTTGAAACGGACTGGAACATCGGCGGCAAGCCGGTCTATGTCGTTGACAGGAACGGCGTCGTGCTGATGACCAGCGTGCCGGAATGGCGGTTCAGGACCGTGTCGCCAATCGATGAGGCGCGGCGAAAAATCATCTCCGAGAGCCTTCAATTCGGCAATGAGACGCTCTCCACCCTTCCTTTTCGGGCGGCGCGACGCTCTGGCGAGGCAATTCCTCTCATCCACGTTGATGCGCCGGTGAAAGAGCGCGGCGATTACCTGCGCCTGGAAGTTCCCGTTCCAACGACGTCGTGGACGCTGCATTATCTTCAGCCAGTCGCGCCGGCGCTCAATGCGTCCATAAGGGAGGGCAGGGTGGTGGCGCTGGCGACGTTGATGCCGCTCGTGGCGATCTCCGCTTTGTGGCTATGGCGCAGGCATAAGGCGCTAAGGGAAAAGGAAGAGGAGCAACGAGCCCGTCTGGAACTCGAAATGAAGGTGCAGGAGCGGACCCGCGATCTGACGAAGACACGCGACCACTTGCAGGCGGAAATCGCCCTTCACCAGAAAACCACCGGCGAACTGCGCAATGTGCAGCATGAACTGGTGCAGGCCAACCGCCTTTCCATCCTCGGACAGGTGGCAGCGGGTGTGGCGCATGAGATCAACCAGCCAGTCGCCACGATCCGCGCCTTTGCCGACAATGCGCGGACCCTGCTCAAGCGTGATCGTCTCGCGGAGGTTACCGAAAACCTTGAGGATATTGCGGCCCTGACCGAGCGTATTGGCACCATAACCACCGATCTGAAAATCCTTGCGCGCAAGGGGCGTACCGCTGCCGAGCCCGTGAGTGTCAGGTCAGTCATCGAAGGCGCTGTCGTGCTGTTGCGCAGCCGTTTTTCCGGTCAGATGGATGCTCTTGATATCGTGTTGCCGGATCAGGATTTGATGGTTTTGGGCAGCCGCATCCGGCTTGAACAGATCCTGATCAACCTGTTGCAGAACGCGCTCGAAGCCGCGGAAACAATTGAAAAATCGAGAGTTGAGGTGCGTGTACGTGAGGAAGGCGAGAGGATCGTAATTTCTGTCAGCGACAATGGCACCGGCATTCCCGACGCCATCCGCGCCCAGCTGTTTTCCCCCTTCAATACATCCAAGGAAGGCGGCCTTGGCCTTGGTCTCGTCATCTCGAACGATATTGCGTCCGATTACGGCGGGCGGATCGAGGTGGCAAGCGGCGAGGCGGGCACCTGTTTTTCCGTATTTCTGAAGCGAGCATGA
- a CDS encoding BA14K family protein, with product MSSFAAKTILTIAVAAATIVPLSSASAGDWDRHDRRDAALLGGVLGLAAGVAVGSALSRPAPVDDERVYIDPPRRYEPSYVYEEPDYRYYRPQPQPVYRPAPVYRPAPVYRAQPVYDTNPGYYQPRRTYRTIEPWTNAWYDYCSQRYRSFNSRSGTYVGNDGQRHFCVAG from the coding sequence ATGTCGTCCTTTGCAGCTAAAACAATTCTGACAATTGCCGTCGCCGCCGCCACGATCGTTCCCCTGAGCAGCGCTTCCGCCGGAGACTGGGACCGCCATGATCGCCGCGATGCTGCCCTTCTCGGCGGCGTGCTCGGCCTCGCCGCTGGTGTCGCCGTCGGTTCCGCATTGTCCCGCCCCGCACCGGTCGATGACGAGCGCGTCTATATCGACCCGCCGCGTCGCTACGAGCCGAGCTACGTCTATGAAGAGCCGGATTATCGTTATTACCGGCCGCAACCGCAGCCGGTTTACCGCCCCGCTCCGGTCTATCGCCCGGCACCGGTTTACCGTGCGCAGCCGGTCTACGACACCAATCCCGGTTACTACCAGCCGCGCCGCACGTACCGTACCATCGAGCCGTGGACGAACGCTTGGTACGACTATTGCTCGCAGCGGTATCGCAGCTTCAATTCCCGCTCCGGCACCTATGTCGGCAATGACGGTCAGCGTCATTTCTGCGTAGCGGGCTGA